In a genomic window of Streptococcus oralis subsp. tigurinus:
- the pcsB gene encoding peptidoglycan hydrolase PcsB, translating into MKKKILASLLLSTVLVSQAAVLTTVHAETTDEKIAAQDSKISDLTAQQKEAQQQVDEIQTQVTAIQTQQANLQAENETLQAESKKLEGEITELSKNIVARNESLEKQARSAQTNGAATSYINTIVNSKSITEAISRVAAMSEIVSANNKMLEQQKADKKSISEKQVANNEAINTVIANQQTLADDAQTLTTKQAELKVAELNLAAEKATAEGEKATLLEQKAAAEAEAKAAAEAEAAYKARQTSQQESVVASGNTSFSAQVQATSTSTSASASDDEDSSYTPAPTPTPTPTRQRPTYSTNASSYPTGECTWGAKTLAPWAGDYWGNGAQWATSAAAAGFRTGSQPQVGAIACWNDGGYGHVAVVTAVDSTTRIQVSESNYGGDRTIGNKRGWFNPTTTSEGYVTYIYPN; encoded by the coding sequence ATGAAGAAAAAAATCTTAGCGTCACTTTTATTAAGTACAGTATTGGTTTCACAAGCAGCGGTATTAACGACTGTTCACGCTGAAACAACTGATGAAAAAATTGCTGCTCAAGATAGTAAGATTAGTGACTTGACAGCTCAACAAAAAGAAGCTCAACAACAGGTAGATGAAATCCAAACGCAAGTTACAGCTATTCAAACACAGCAAGCAAACTTGCAAGCTGAAAATGAAACACTACAAGCGGAATCTAAAAAACTTGAAGGAGAAATTACAGAGCTCTCTAAGAATATTGTTGCTCGTAATGAATCTTTGGAAAAACAAGCACGTAGCGCACAAACAAACGGTGCTGCAACTAGCTATATCAACACAATTGTAAATTCAAAATCAATTACAGAAGCTATTTCCCGTGTTGCGGCTATGAGCGAGATTGTATCGGCTAACAACAAAATGTTAGAGCAACAAAAAGCTGATAAAAAATCAATCTCAGAAAAACAAGTCGCAAATAATGAAGCAATCAATACTGTCATTGCGAACCAACAAACGCTTGCTGACGATGCACAGACATTGACAACAAAACAGGCGGAATTAAAAGTTGCTGAGTTAAACCTTGCTGCAGAGAAAGCTACTGCAGAAGGCGAGAAAGCTACTTTGTTGGAACAAAAAGCAGCAGCTGAAGCAGAAGCAAAAGCAGCAGCTGAAGCAGAGGCAGCTTATAAAGCACGTCAAACAAGTCAACAAGAATCAGTTGTTGCTTCTGGAAACACAAGTTTCTCAGCTCAAGTGCAAGCAACATCTACATCAACGTCAGCATCAGCATCTGATGACGAGGACTCAAGCTACACTCCAGCACCTACACCTACTCCAACTCCTACTAGACAACGTCCAACATACAGTACAAATGCTTCAAGTTATCCAACTGGTGAATGTACTTGGGGAGCTAAAACATTAGCACCTTGGGCTGGAGATTACTGGGGTAACGGAGCACAGTGGGCTACAAGTGCAGCAGCTGCAGGTTTCCGTACTGGTTCTCAACCACAAGTTGGTGCGATTGCATGTTGGAATGATGGTGGCTATGGACACGTAGCGGTTGTTACAGCAGTTGATTCAACTACTCGTATTCAAGTATCAGAATCAAACTATGGTGGAGATCGTACAATCGGTAACAAACGTGGATGGTTCAACCCAACTACAACATCTGAAGGTTATGTTACTTACATTTATCCAAACTAA
- the rpsB gene encoding 30S ribosomal protein S2, with amino-acid sequence MAVISMKQLLEAGVHFGHQTRRWNPKMAKYIFTERNGIHVIDLQQTVKYADQAYDFMRDAAANDAVVLFVGTKKQAADAVKEEAERSGQYYINHRWLGGTLTNWGTIQKRIARLKEIKRMEEEGIFDVLPKKEVALLNKQRARLEKFLGGIEDMPRIPDVMYVVDPHKEQIAVKEAKKLGIPVVAMVDTNTDPDDIDVIIPANDDAIRAVKLITAKLADAIIEGRQGEDAAEFEASEAQADSIEEIVEVVEGDNA; translated from the coding sequence ATGGCAGTAATTTCAATGAAACAACTTCTTGAGGCTGGTGTACACTTTGGTCACCAAACTCGTCGCTGGAACCCTAAGATGGCTAAGTACATCTTCACTGAACGTAACGGAATCCACGTTATCGACTTGCAACAAACTGTAAAATACGCTGACCAAGCATACGACTTCATGCGTGATGCTGCGGCTAACGATGCAGTTGTATTGTTTGTTGGTACTAAGAAACAAGCTGCTGATGCTGTTAAGGAAGAAGCAGAACGTTCAGGTCAATACTACATCAACCACCGTTGGTTGGGTGGAACTCTTACGAACTGGGGAACTATCCAAAAACGTATTGCTCGTTTGAAAGAAATCAAACGCATGGAAGAAGAAGGAATCTTTGATGTTCTTCCTAAGAAAGAAGTTGCACTTCTTAACAAACAACGTGCACGTCTTGAAAAATTCTTGGGTGGTATCGAAGACATGCCTCGTATCCCAGATGTAATGTACGTAGTTGACCCACATAAAGAACAAATCGCTGTTAAAGAAGCTAAAAAATTGGGAATCCCAGTTGTAGCGATGGTTGACACAAACACTGATCCAGACGATATCGATGTAATCATCCCAGCTAACGATGACGCTATCCGCGCGGTTAAATTGATCACAGCTAAATTGGCTGACGCTATCATCGAAGGACGTCAAGGTGAAGATGCAGCAGAATTTGAAGCTTCAGAAGCTCAAGCTGACTCAATCGAAGAAATCGTTGAAGTTGTAGAAGGCGACAACGCTTAA
- the tsf gene encoding translation elongation factor Ts, with the protein MAEITAKLVKELREKSGAGVMDAKKALVEVEGDIEKAIELLREKGMAKAAKKADRVAAEGLTGVFVNGNVAAVVEVNAETDFVAKNAQFVELVNATAKVIAEGKPANNEEALALTMPSGETLEAAYVSATATIGEKISFRRFALLEKTDAQHFGAYQHNGGRIGVISVIEGGDEALAKQISMHIAAMKPTVLSYKELDEQFVKDELAQLNHVIDQDNDSRAMVGKPALPHLKYGSKAQLTDEVIAQAEEDIKAELVAEGKPEKIWDKIIPGKMDRFMLDNTKVDQAYTLLAQVYIMDDSKTVEAYLDSVNASVVEFARFEVGEGIEKAANDFEAEVAATMAAALNN; encoded by the coding sequence ATGGCAGAAATTACAGCTAAACTTGTTAAAGAGTTGCGTGAAAAATCTGGTGCTGGTGTTATGGACGCTAAGAAAGCATTGGTTGAAGTTGAAGGTGATATCGAAAAAGCAATCGAATTGCTTCGTGAAAAAGGTATGGCTAAGGCAGCTAAGAAAGCTGACCGTGTTGCAGCTGAAGGTTTGACTGGTGTATTTGTTAACGGTAACGTTGCAGCAGTAGTTGAAGTAAATGCTGAAACTGACTTCGTTGCGAAAAACGCTCAATTCGTTGAGTTGGTAAATGCAACAGCTAAAGTAATTGCTGAAGGTAAACCAGCGAACAACGAAGAAGCACTTGCTTTGACAATGCCTTCAGGTGAAACTCTTGAAGCAGCCTATGTATCTGCAACAGCTACAATCGGTGAAAAAATCTCATTCCGTCGTTTTGCTTTGCTTGAAAAAACAGATGCGCAACACTTTGGAGCATACCAACACAATGGTGGTCGAATTGGTGTTATCTCTGTTATTGAAGGTGGAGACGAAGCGCTTGCTAAACAAATCTCAATGCACATTGCTGCGATGAAACCAACAGTTCTTTCTTACAAAGAATTGGATGAGCAGTTCGTTAAAGATGAGTTGGCACAATTGAACCACGTGATTGACCAAGATAATGATAGCCGTGCAATGGTTGGTAAACCAGCTCTTCCACACTTGAAATATGGATCAAAAGCTCAATTGACTGATGAAGTGATTGCTCAAGCTGAAGAAGATATCAAAGCTGAATTGGTTGCAGAAGGCAAACCGGAAAAAATCTGGGATAAAATCATCCCAGGTAAAATGGATCGCTTCATGCTTGACAACACTAAAGTTGACCAAGCATACACACTTCTTGCACAAGTATACATCATGGATGACAGCAAGACGGTTGAAGCCTACCTTGATTCAGTTAACGCTTCAGTAGTTGAGTTCGCTCGCTTTGAAGTTGGTGAAGGTATCGAAAAAGCTGCAAATGATTTTGAAGCTGAAGTTGCAGCTACAATGGCAGCAGCCTTGAATAACTAA
- the cysK gene encoding cysteine synthase A, with product MTIYNNITELIGQTPIVKLNNIVPEGAADVYVKLEAFNPGSSVKDRIALSMIEKAEQDGILKPGATIVEATSGNTGIGLSWVGAAKGYKVVIVMPETMSVERRKIIQAYGAELVLTPGSEGMKGAIAKAQEIAAERDSFLPLQFNNPANPEVHERTTGAEILAAFGSDGLDAFVGGVGTGGTISGVSHALKAANSNIQVYAVEADESAILSGEKPGPHKIQGISAGFIPETLDTKAYDGIVRVTSDDALALGREIGGKEGFLVGISSAAAIYGAIEVAKKLGTEKKVLALAPDNGERYLSTALYEFEV from the coding sequence ATGACTATTTATAATAATATCACTGAACTAATTGGACAAACACCGATTGTTAAACTCAACAACATTGTTCCAGAGGGTGCTGCAGACGTCTATGTTAAACTAGAAGCTTTTAACCCTGGATCGTCAGTAAAAGACCGTATTGCCCTTAGTATGATTGAAAAAGCAGAACAAGATGGTATTCTAAAACCGGGTGCTACCATTGTTGAAGCAACGAGTGGAAACACTGGTATCGGTCTTTCATGGGTTGGTGCCGCTAAAGGATATAAAGTTGTTATCGTCATGCCTGAAACGATGAGTGTGGAACGACGTAAGATTATCCAAGCCTATGGTGCTGAACTCGTCCTTACTCCTGGAAGTGAAGGAATGAAAGGGGCTATTGCCAAAGCTCAGGAAATCGCCGCTGAACGTGACAGCTTCCTTCCCCTCCAATTTAATAATCCAGCTAATCCAGAAGTGCACGAAAGAACAACAGGAGCTGAAATACTGGCTGCTTTCGGTTCTGATGGACTAGATGCTTTTGTGGGTGGTGTTGGCACCGGTGGAACGATCTCAGGTGTTTCTCACGCTCTTAAAGCAGCAAATTCAAACATTCAAGTTTATGCAGTTGAGGCAGACGAGTCAGCTATCTTGTCTGGTGAAAAACCAGGACCTCACAAAATTCAAGGCATCTCAGCTGGATTTATTCCTGAAACCCTTGATACAAAAGCCTATGATGGTATCGTCCGCGTAACGTCAGATGATGCTCTAGCACTCGGACGTGAAATTGGTGGAAAAGAAGGCTTCCTTGTTGGGATTTCTTCAGCTGCAGCAATTTACGGGGCAATTGAGGTTGCCAAGAAATTAGGTACAGAGAAGAAAGTTCTTGCTTTAGCACCAGATAACGGCGAACGTTATTTGTCTACAGCACTCTACGAATTTGAAGTGTAG
- a CDS encoding PH domain-containing protein has translation MAFGKFIQGLAGNFSEENKETLIKEYGQYLLENEEIQSGYKLIRDSIIFTNIRIIFTDKQGATGRKMSVKSLFLMNIVNVEMETAGAGIDDSEITITYLENVFLKAHNEHLSFHKFEFPKKTDILPLYTYLLELAYHNRLKINGLDL, from the coding sequence ATGGCGTTTGGAAAATTTATTCAAGGACTTGCTGGTAACTTCAGCGAGGAAAACAAAGAGACTCTTATCAAAGAATATGGACAATATCTACTAGAGAATGAAGAAATTCAAAGTGGATATAAACTTATTCGCGATTCAATTATTTTTACAAATATCCGTATCATCTTTACAGATAAGCAAGGTGCCACTGGTCGCAAGATGTCTGTTAAGTCACTCTTTTTGATGAACATTGTAAACGTTGAAATGGAAACTGCTGGAGCAGGTATAGATGATAGTGAGATTACGATCACTTATTTAGAAAATGTCTTTCTAAAAGCACATAATGAGCATCTGAGTTTCCATAAATTTGAATTCCCTAAAAAAACGGACATCCTTCCGCTTTACACCTATTTATTAGAATTGGCTTATCACAATCGATTAAAAATTAATGGCTTAGACCTTTGA
- a CDS encoding YigZ family protein, with protein MEFRTIKEDGQVQEEIKKSRFICHVKRIYSEEEARDFITTIKKEHYKATHNCSAFIVGERSEIKRTSDDGEPSGTAGVPMLGVLENHNLTNVCVVVTRYFGGIKLGAGGLIRAYAGSVALAVKKIGIIEIKEQAGIAIQMSYTQYQEYGNFLKEHNLMELDTNFTDQVDTMIYVDKEEKENIKAALVEFFNGKVTLTDQGLREVEVPVNLV; from the coding sequence ATGGAATTTAGAACAATTAAAGAGGATGGGCAGGTCCAAGAAGAAATCAAAAAATCCCGTTTTATCTGCCATGTCAAGCGTATTTATAGCGAAGAAGAGGCCCGTGATTTTATCACTACCATCAAAAAAGAACACTATAAAGCCACCCATAACTGCTCTGCTTTTATTGTAGGGGAACGCAGTGAAATCAAGCGTACGAGTGATGATGGGGAGCCTAGTGGTACTGCTGGAGTCCCTATGCTCGGAGTCTTAGAAAATCATAATCTTACCAATGTCTGTGTAGTAGTTACCCGCTATTTTGGTGGCATCAAACTAGGTGCTGGTGGTTTAATTCGTGCTTATGCAGGTAGTGTGGCCTTGGCTGTCAAAAAAATTGGCATTATTGAAATCAAAGAACAGGCTGGCATAGCCATTCAGATGTCTTACACTCAGTATCAAGAATATGGCAATTTTCTTAAAGAACATAATCTCATGGAGCTGGATACAAACTTTACAGATCAAGTTGATACAATGATTTATGTTGATAAGGAAGAGAAAGAAAATATCAAGGCTGCTCTTGTAGAGTTTTTTAATGGAAAGGTTACTTTAACGGATCAAGGTTTACGAGAAGTTGAAGTCCCTGTAAACTTAGTGTAA
- a CDS encoding DEAD/DEAH box helicase: protein MKVNPNYLGRLFTEKELTEEERQMAVKLPAMRKEKGKLLCQRCNSTILEEWYLPIGAYYCRECLLMKRVRSDQALYYFPQEDFPKQDVLKWRGQLTPFQEKVSEGLIRAVEKKEPTLVHAVTGAGKTEMIYQVVAKVIDEGGAVCLASPRIDVCLELYKRLQNDFACEIALLHGESEPYFRTPLVVATTHQLLKFYHAFDLLIVDEVDAFPYVDNQMLYHTVKNSVKENGMRIFLTATSTDELDRKVRTGELKRLSLPRRFHGNPLIIPKPVWLSDFNRCLEKSQLSPKLKTYIEKQRRTGYPLLIFASEIKKGEGLKEILKVHFPNESIGFVSSVTEDRLEQVQAFRDGELTILISTTILERGVTFPCVDVFVVEANHRLFTKSSLIQIGGRVGRSMDRPTGELLLFHDGLNTSIKKAIKEIKQMNMEAGL from the coding sequence ATGAAAGTAAATCCAAATTACCTCGGTCGCTTGTTTACTGAGAAAGAATTAACTGAAGAGGAACGACAGATGGCGGTGAAACTGCCGGCAATGAGAAAAGAGAAGGGGAAATTGCTTTGTCAACGTTGTAATAGTACGATTCTAGAGGAATGGTATCTGCCTATCGGTGCCTACTATTGCAGGGAGTGTTTACTGATGAAGCGAGTCAGGAGTGATCAAGCTTTATACTATTTTCCGCAGGAAGATTTTCCTAAGCAAGATGTTCTCAAATGGCGTGGTCAGTTAACCCCTTTTCAGGAAAAGGTGTCAGAGGGATTGATTCGAGCAGTCGAAAAGAAAGAACCGACTTTAGTTCATGCTGTAACAGGAGCTGGAAAGACGGAGATGATTTATCAGGTTGTGGCCAAAGTGATTGATGAAGGTGGTGCAGTTTGTTTGGCCAGCCCTCGAATCGATGTGTGTTTGGAGCTGTATAAACGACTACAGAATGACTTTGCTTGTGAGATAGCACTACTTCATGGTGAGTCAGAACCCTATTTTCGAACACCACTAGTTGTTGCAACAACTCATCAGTTATTAAAATTTTATCATGCTTTTGATTTGTTGATAGTGGATGAGGTAGATGCCTTTCCTTATGTTGACAATCAAATGCTTTACCATACTGTAAAGAATAGTGTAAAGGAGAATGGCATGAGAATCTTTTTAACAGCTACATCTACTGATGAGTTAGATAGGAAGGTTCGCACAGGAGAATTAAAAAGATTAAGCTTGCCGAGACGGTTTCATGGAAATCCTTTGATTATTCCTAAACCAGTCTGGTTATCGGATTTTAATCGCTGTTTAGAGAAAAGTCAGTTATCACCTAAGTTAAAGACCTATATTGAGAAACAGAGAAGAACAGGTTATCCATTGCTGATTTTTGCATCAGAGATTAAGAAAGGTGAGGGACTAAAAGAAATACTAAAGGTGCATTTCCCGAATGAGAGCATTGGCTTTGTATCTTCTGTCACAGAAGATCGATTAGAGCAAGTACAAGCTTTTCGAGACGGAGAACTAACAATACTGATCAGTACGACAATATTGGAACGCGGAGTTACCTTCCCTTGTGTAGATGTTTTCGTAGTAGAAGCTAATCATCGTCTCTTTACCAAGTCTAGCTTGATTCAGATTGGTGGGCGAGTTGGGCGTAGTATGGACAGACCAACTGGTGAGTTGCTCCTCTTTCATGATGGATTAAATACTTCCATCAAAAAGGCAATCAAGGAAATCAAGCAGATGAACATGGAGGCAGGTTTATGA
- a CDS encoding ComF family protein, producing MNCLLCGQTTKCELTFSSLFLLKDDCSYLCLACASSFEKIGEKYCPNCMKTGVSTQCQDCKLWCKEGVQVDHKAIFTYNQAMKDFFSQYKFDGDFLLRKVFASVLAEELKQYRGYQFVIIPLSPERLLERGFNQVEGLVEAAGFSFKDILGKREESASSSKSRLERLTTEIPFFIKNGISLPKKKILLIDDIYTTGATVNRVKRLLEEAGALEVKTFSLVR from the coding sequence ATGAACTGTTTATTATGTGGACAGACTACCAAGTGTGAGCTGACTTTTAGTAGTCTCTTCCTTTTGAAGGATGACTGCAGTTATCTTTGCTTAGCTTGTGCTTCTAGTTTTGAGAAGATTGGTGAGAAATATTGTCCAAACTGTATGAAAACAGGGGTGTCAACTCAGTGTCAAGATTGTAAACTTTGGTGTAAAGAAGGAGTGCAGGTTGATCATAAGGCGATTTTTACCTATAATCAAGCTATGAAAGACTTTTTCAGTCAATATAAGTTTGATGGCGATTTTTTGCTTAGAAAAGTTTTTGCTTCTGTTCTTGCTGAGGAGCTGAAACAGTATAGAGGTTATCAATTTGTTATAATTCCCCTAAGTCCTGAAAGATTGCTTGAGAGGGGATTTAATCAGGTTGAAGGTTTGGTTGAGGCAGCAGGCTTTTCTTTTAAAGATATATTAGGAAAAAGAGAAGAGAGTGCTAGTTCCTCTAAAAGCCGTTTGGAAAGGTTGACTACTGAAATTCCATTTTTTATTAAAAATGGAATCTCACTTCCTAAGAAGAAGATTTTGCTGATTGATGACATCTATACAACAGGGGCAACTGTGAATCGTGTGAAACGACTTCTGGAAGAAGCGGGTGCTTTGGAAGTTAAAACTTTTTCCC